From Gemmatimonadaceae bacterium:
CGGCCTCAACCGACGCAAGGTTTGTCCCACGGCGCCGGCGGAGTGAGGCGGCCCCGCCGCGAACGCCGCGGACCGCCGCGGCCGTCGACACGAAGATGTCCTCGGCCTCGCCCTGGACGACGGAAATGAGCGCGTCGAACTCGGCCAGCCGTTCCTCGGTCGCCTCGAGCGCGGCGCGCACCCGGTCGTTGGCCGCGGTGACCGTGTCGCCGACCTGGTCGACGTTCTCGCGGACGGTGCGCGCGATCGACGCCACATCTTCGGAAATCGCCTTGCCCCGCTCGACGAGCGGCCTCAGATCGTACAGAAGCGGCCTGAGGTCGTCGAGGAGGGGCTTCAGGTCGTCGACCGCTTGCTGGAGCTTTTCCTCGAACCGTTTTCCCGCCGTGCGGGCCCGGGCCGCGCCGATGATGAGGAGCACGATCAGCGTGACGAGCGACGCGCCGATGATGGCGCTGCTGATCGCGGTGATCTCCTCGAAAACGTTAGGCATCGTGGCTCATTGATCGGGACGACGGCTCCAACGCGGCGCATCCTACGGACCACGGAACACGACTGCAAGCGAACGGCGGCATTGATTTTGGCTCAGGCCCCCGGTCATTCTTCGCTCCGACCATACATCGCGCGAGCGACTTCCTCACATGACGGCTTCGCAGTTCATCGTACACGGCGGCGTATCCCTCTCCGGTACCGTCCGTCCTTCCGGCAACAAGAACGCCGCGCTGCCGATCGTCTGCGCCGCTCTTCTCACCGACCAGCCGGTCACGCTCGAAAACGTCCCGCGGATCCGCGACGTCGAGACCCTCGCGGAGCTCGTGGCGTCGACCGGAGCGGACATTTCGTGGGAAGCGCGAAACACCCTGCGCATCCACGCCAAAACCGTCCGTTCCGCGAGCCTGGACCCGGTTCTCTGTCGAAAGATACGCGCTTCGATCCTCCTCGCAGGGCCGCTCTTGGCCCGGTGCGGGCAAATCGAGCTGCCGCCGCCCGGGGGCGACGTCATCGGCCGGCGCCGGGTCGATACGCACTTTCTCGCGCTCGAGCGGCTGGGTGCATCGTTCGACCTGACGGACAATTTTCGGCTGAGCACCCCGGGGCTCCGCGGCGCCGATGTCTTTCTGGACGAGCCGAGCGTGACTGGAACCGAGAACGCGATCACGGCGGCGGTCGCGGCGACGGGGACGACGATCCTCCGCAACGCCGCCTGCGAACCTCACGTCCAAGATCTCTGCAACTTTCTCGTGGCGCTCGGGGCGCGCATCGACGGGATCGGGACCAACCTCCTCACGATCCATGGCGGCGCGCCACTCAAAGGCGGCAGCCACCGCATCGGTCCGGACCACATCGAGGTCGGCTCGTTCATCGGGTTGGCCGCGGTGACGCGATCGACGCTCCGCATCGCCGACGCTGGTGTCGAGCATCTTCGTTCGACGCTCATGGGGTTCGCGCGCCTCGGCATCTCGTGCAAGATCGAGGGACCGGATCTGGTGATCCCGGCCGATCAAGAGCGCGAGATCCAGAGTGACCTCGGGGGACACGTTCCCAAGCTCGAGGATCAGCCCTGGCCGGCGTTCCCCGCCGATACGATGTCCATCGCGCTCGTGACGGCCACGCAATGCACGGGACTCGTTCTCATTCACGAAAAGATGTTCGAGTCGCGGCTTTTCTTCGTCGACAAGTTGGTGGGCATGGGCGCGCGGATCGTGCTGTGCGATCCGCACCGCGCGATCGTCTCCGGCCCGTCGCGGCTGCGCGGCAGCGTGGTCGAGTCACCCGACATTCGGGCCGGCATGGCGATGCTGCTCGCCGCGCTCTGTGCCGACGGCGAAAGCACGATCAACAACGTCGGCCAGATCGAGCGCGGTTACGAGCGGATCGACGAGCGGCTGCGCGCGCTGGGCGCGCGGATCGAGCGCGTGGAGGATCGTCGCGCGAAATGAACGTCGTCGGTCAATCGGAAATCGCGCCCGGGTTCGCCGAGCTGGGCGTACTGGCGTTCACGACGACGCGCGCTGTCGGCAGCTTCGGGCTCGCGAGCGAGGAGCCGGCGAAAGACGTTACCGAGCGGTGGTCGTCATTGCGGCGCGAGCTTCGCAGCGCCGGGCCGAGGCTCGCGACGGCGAGCCAGGTGCACGGGTCCACCGTTCTGGTGCACGCGACGTGCTGGGAAGGCTGGCTTCGCGCCGACGACGCCGACGGCCACGTCGCATTCGAGCGGGGCACCGCGCTCGCGGTGACCGTCGCCGACTGCGTTCCGGTGTTCATCGCCCACGAATCGGGGGCGACGGGGCTGTTGCACTCGGGCTGGCGCGGCACCGCGGCCCGCATCGTCGAGCGCGGAGTCGACGCGCTGGTCAAGCGGGGTGTCGCCGCGGCCGAGTTGCGCGTGCATCTCGGCCCTGCGATCTGCGGCGATTGTTACGAGGTGAGCGGCGACGTGTACGCGGAGCTCACCGGCACGAATCCGGGACGGCCGACGCGCGTCGACCTCCGGGCGCTGATCGCCGACCATGCGCGCCGCTCGGGAGTTCGCGACGTCTCGGTCAGCGCGTGGTGCACGCGCCACGACAACGAGCGTTTCTTTTCCCACCGCGCGGGGGATGCCGGCCGACAGCTTGGCGTGATCGTCGCCAGCGCCGGCTGACCGGGGGGGCGTCGCCGCTCAGGGTTCTCGCGCGAGCCGCATCGCCCGCTCGAGCACCGCGTCGACGCCGTGGGCCGACTCGTCGGGAGTCGTGCGCGCGACGATCGTCGGCGCGAGCCCGACGGATTCGAACGGCACGCGGTCGGGCGTGTACTCGATCCACTCGGACAGCTCGTACGTCCATCCGTTCGCCAGCTCGCGGACGATCGGCCCGCCCGTGGCGCCCGCCGTCGTGTCGCCCACGACCATCACGCCGGGAATCGCACGCATGGCGAGCACGAAATCCTCGGCGCTGCTGAACGAGTGGCGATTGGCCAGCACGAACACGCGCCCGCCGAAGTGCCTGCCCGCGGGCGCGATCGTTTCTTCGGTGAACCCCGTGAAGTCGTCGTGGCGCGGCCCGTTGCGGCGGCGTGTGTACCCATACACGCGCCGCTGCGTCGTGAATCGTCCCGCCAGGTCGGCGGCGAGCACGTAATTGCCCCCGGGGTTGTCGCGGACGTCGATGATCAGGACGCGCATGCCGGGCATGCTCCGGATCACGTCGTCCATCTCGCCCGACCAATCGCCGCCGTCGAACGTCGAGATGCGGGCGTATCCGACCGAGTCGTTGGCGAGACCGAACTGTATGTGCCCGCCCGGCGTCGACGCCGGGAGGCGCACGTAACGGCCGAGCGTCATCGTCTGATTGAAGTAGGTCGACGCGGTATCGGAGCGGGAGATGTAGCGCATCGTGCCGGCCGCGCCGGCGGACAGCGTGACGTGCATGTCTTTCAGCTCGGCCAGCATCGTGCCGAGCACGCGCGCGAACTGTCGGTCGTTCGGCGCCGACACCGCGATCGGCCGGTAGTACTTGCCGAGCGAGTCCCAGTTCACCTGCGCGACCGAGAAGTACGAGTAGTGAAGGTCGAACTGGCGCCACAGGTCGTCGAACAGCGAGCCGTAGTCCGTCGCGGCCGCGGGCCCGACCACATCCGTGCACGCCACCGCGAGCAGCGCGGCCGTCACATACGCGAACGCGCGGCGCCTCATCGCGGGCGATACGCGCCGAAGGCGCGCGACAAGCCGATCGAGAAGCTCTGCGACGCCGATCGCAACGGTTGCGCGTCGCGATAGTCGAGAATCGAGAATCGATAGGAGAAGAGCAGGCCGACCCGCCCCAGCGGAGCGGGAGCATAGGTCAGCGCCCCGTCCAGGGCGCGAAGCTCGCGCGGCCCGACCCGCTGTACGTTCCACAGCGGCTGGCCGGTCTTGGTCTCCGAATACGCGCGATTAGAGAATCCAAATACCGGCGCGTCGACCTCGAGTTGGGCGAGGCCGCCGAGAATCGGCCGTCGCGCCTGGGCGGCGGGGCCCGCCGCGGCGAAGGCCGCGAAGAAGCCGGCGCGGCTGTCGTACGGCGCCGGATAGCGATGCTCGGTGGCCATCCCCCAGAGTCCGGCCGTCGCGCCCGCGGAAAACGACCAGCCGTAGGCGTCGGCGACAGTGCGCAGCGCGGCCGCGCGCAGGCCGCCTTGCATGACGCGCTCGGTCGATTCGTTCACATTGCTTTGCGGTCGCAGACTCTGCGCGTCCCACGTCGCGACGACCGCGACCGCCGAGCGAGCGCCGAAGTGATCGTACGCGGCGGACGCGGCGTAGCCGCTGCCGAGGTAGGTCAGCGGCGACACGACGACGTCGCGGCGCTGTGCATCGGCGAACCCGGCTACGATCGACACGCGATCGCGCGACTCGCTTCGCGACGACGCGAGCGTGTCGCGCTGAGCAGTCGCATTCGATATCGCGAATAAGAGAAAACCGGCCGTCGTCGGCGCAGTTCTTGACCACATCGTGGTGGATTTTTTCGGGGACGAGAACGAGGGGAAGGACCAACTCGGTTCGATCTCTTGCCCGAAAAGAACGGACGGGACCAGCAATGGGCAACGGGCCCGTCTTCGGCTTAGCGGCGCGAGCAACGGCTCCGGGTTCGCGCCGGGCAATACGTGGCCGGGCCGCGATCGCGCGAGCCACCGGATCGACGATGCCGGCGATGGCCGGACCTCGCGAGGAACCCAACAGTCAACGCAGCGGGAAGGGAGGAAGGGTCATGGTGAAGGAGACGGTGAAAGTAGCGCGTGTTTCGCTCGCGATGGTCACGCTCGGTGCGATGGTCGCGGTCGGATGCAGCGACAATGACAACAACCTGGCGGCGCTCGTCGCGACGTTCATAACAGTCAACGCCGGGAGCAACGGCCAAACGGGTACGGCGGGCCAACAGCTCGCCAATCCGATCAGCGTCCACGTGACGGATCAGAACAGCAACGCGCTCGCCGGTGTGTCGGTGGCGTGGGCAGTGGTCGGCGCGGGTGGCTCGGTCAGCACGGCCAGCTCACTGACGAACGCGAACGGCGACGCGACGGTGCTCTGGACGCTCGGCACGGCGGTCGGCCTCGATTCGCTGACGGCCTCGATCGCGACCGGCGCTTCGGTGACGATCACGGCAACCGCCACGGCGGCGGGATCGACGATCGCCGTGATCAGCGGCGACAATCAGTCGGTGACGGCTGGAACCAACAGCGCGCCGCTCGTCGTGAAGATTTCCAACGCGAACGGAACCGGCATCGCCGGGGCGACCGTCACGTGGACGACGGACAGCGGCGCCCTGAGCGCCCCGTCCTCGACGACCGACGCAAACGGGCTCGCCTCCGTCGTGCTGGCGACGAACCCGGCGCCCGGTACGGCGACGGTAACGGCGACCGGTCCGAATGGGGCCGTTCACTTTTCAGTGACGGGAACGCCGTAAGCACAGCCATCCTCGCGGCTCGCCGCGATGTGACGAGCGCGGGAAGGTGACGGCCGATTCGCCGCCCCTTCCCGCGCCTCATTTTCGCCATTACATTGGTTCTGCTGCGCGGTCCACGTGGCCGCGAGTGAAATGTGGGGGAGGCTCCCCACATTTTTTTGTTCTTGACGACTTCCTCGACTCGATGTGAAGGACGCGCTGGAAGACGTTGTGGCGCAGGAGCTTGATGCGGTCGGCTACGACCTCGTCGAGCTTCGGCGTGGTGGAACGCGGAGTCGGCCGTTGATCGAGGTTCGCATCGATCGGCGCGACGGGGCCGCGGTGACGATCGACGATTGTGCGGTTGCGTCGCGGGCGTTGGAAGCGCGGCTCGACGGGAGCGGGATCGTCGCGCCGCAGTACGTGTTGCAAGTGTCGTCGCCGGGCGAACGCCGGTTGCAAACCAGCGCCGACTGGCGGCGGTTCGTCGGGCAGTGGGCCAACGTGCTGAGCCCGGAGCACGGTGGTCGTGTCGAAGGAAGAATCATGACGGTCGACGAAGACGCGGGGTCAGCGGGAGA
This genomic window contains:
- the murA gene encoding UDP-N-acetylglucosamine 1-carboxyvinyltransferase; this encodes MTASQFIVHGGVSLSGTVRPSGNKNAALPIVCAALLTDQPVTLENVPRIRDVETLAELVASTGADISWEARNTLRIHAKTVRSASLDPVLCRKIRASILLAGPLLARCGQIELPPPGGDVIGRRRVDTHFLALERLGASFDLTDNFRLSTPGLRGADVFLDEPSVTGTENAITAAVAATGTTILRNAACEPHVQDLCNFLVALGARIDGIGTNLLTIHGGAPLKGGSHRIGPDHIEVGSFIGLAAVTRSTLRIADAGVEHLRSTLMGFARLGISCKIEGPDLVIPADQEREIQSDLGGHVPKLEDQPWPAFPADTMSIALVTATQCTGLVLIHEKMFESRLFFVDKLVGMGARIVLCDPHRAIVSGPSRLRGSVVESPDIRAGMAMLLAALCADGESTINNVGQIERGYERIDERLRALGARIERVEDRRAK
- a CDS encoding polyphenol oxidase family protein; translation: MNVVGQSEIAPGFAELGVLAFTTTRAVGSFGLASEEPAKDVTERWSSLRRELRSAGPRLATASQVHGSTVLVHATCWEGWLRADDADGHVAFERGTALAVTVADCVPVFIAHESGATGLLHSGWRGTAARIVERGVDALVKRGVAAAELRVHLGPAICGDCYEVSGDVYAELTGTNPGRPTRVDLRALIADHARRSGVRDVSVSAWCTRHDNERFFSHRAGDAGRQLGVIVASAG
- a CDS encoding S41 family peptidase, whose product is MRRRAFAYVTAALLAVACTDVVGPAAATDYGSLFDDLWRQFDLHYSYFSVAQVNWDSLGKYYRPIAVSAPNDRQFARVLGTMLAELKDMHVTLSAGAAGTMRYISRSDTASTYFNQTMTLGRYVRLPASTPGGHIQFGLANDSVGYARISTFDGGDWSGEMDDVIRSMPGMRVLIIDVRDNPGGNYVLAADLAGRFTTQRRVYGYTRRRNGPRHDDFTGFTEETIAPAGRHFGGRVFVLANRHSFSSAEDFVLAMRAIPGVMVVGDTTAGATGGPIVRELANGWTYELSEWIEYTPDRVPFESVGLAPTIVARTTPDESAHGVDAVLERAMRLAREP
- the rimP gene encoding ribosome maturation factor RimP; the protein is MKDALEDVVAQELDAVGYDLVELRRGGTRSRPLIEVRIDRRDGAAVTIDDCAVASRALEARLDGSGIVAPQYVLQVSSPGERRLQTSADWRRFVGQWANVLSPEHGGRVEGRIMTVDEDAGSAGETVVLELENGTARRIPLAAIKEARLAFHL
- a CDS encoding Ig-like domain-containing protein, with protein sequence MVKETVKVARVSLAMVTLGAMVAVGCSDNDNNLAALVATFITVNAGSNGQTGTAGQQLANPISVHVTDQNSNALAGVSVAWAVVGAGGSVSTASSLTNANGDATVLWTLGTAVGLDSLTASIATGASVTITATATAAGSTIAVISGDNQSVTAGTNSAPLVVKISNANGTGIAGATVTWTTDSGALSAPSSTTDANGLASVVLATNPAPGTATVTATGPNGAVHFSVTGTP